The following coding sequences are from one Formosa haliotis window:
- the pelA gene encoding pectate lyase translates to MNKFLKLSSLLIIFLVAACSSDDDNEANPGHVLVSAINIQGNDIIDGKTTTLRANILPENAANKGIDWSISDKKIADISDAGVLNPKDNGEVTVTATAQDGSGVSSSILIKISGVNHGTILQAENMLLWQRNNGGWPKEPHNDFSGYNREQTDAEISAALNGKSKTDTTIDNDHTVGEIRALLDAYQVTFNPAYLEAAENGLNYLFEAQYDNGGWPQYYPDKSGYRHQITFNDNAMVNVMNFMWDISKGENDTGNFEDSYKEKAFNAFNKGIEVILKTQITVNGTKTAWCAQHDDITLLPATARSYELPSISGSESVGIARTLMLVESPSSEVKAAVKAAIEWFEDAKLYDIDTKKTADDVIVVDAPGNIIWARFYDLETNIPFFCGRDGIKKSTLAEIERERRTGYAWYGTWPKNIIGSEYTNWKNKHGI, encoded by the coding sequence ATGAATAAATTTTTAAAACTTTCTAGTTTACTTATCATATTTCTTGTTGCAGCATGTAGTAGTGATGATGATAATGAAGCCAATCCAGGACACGTGTTAGTTTCGGCTATAAACATTCAGGGGAATGATATAATTGATGGTAAAACAACTACATTAAGAGCTAATATTTTACCAGAAAACGCAGCAAATAAAGGTATAGATTGGAGTATTTCAGACAAAAAAATAGCAGATATTAGTGATGCAGGTGTGCTTAATCCAAAAGATAATGGAGAGGTAACCGTAACCGCAACGGCACAAGACGGGAGTGGGGTTAGTAGCAGTATATTAATTAAAATTTCAGGTGTAAACCACGGAACCATTTTACAAGCCGAAAATATGTTGTTATGGCAAAGAAATAATGGAGGATGGCCTAAAGAACCTCACAATGATTTTTCGGGCTATAATCGCGAACAAACCGATGCCGAAATATCCGCCGCATTAAATGGAAAAAGCAAAACCGATACGACCATAGATAACGATCATACCGTTGGAGAGATTAGAGCTTTATTGGATGCCTACCAAGTAACTTTTAACCCAGCCTACTTAGAAGCTGCCGAAAACGGTTTAAATTATCTTTTTGAAGCGCAATACGATAATGGCGGTTGGCCACAATATTATCCAGATAAAAGTGGCTACAGGCATCAAATAACCTTTAATGATAATGCGATGGTCAATGTTATGAATTTTATGTGGGATATTTCAAAAGGTGAAAATGACACAGGAAATTTTGAAGATAGTTACAAAGAAAAGGCCTTCAATGCCTTCAATAAAGGTATTGAGGTTATTTTAAAAACACAGATTACTGTTAATGGAACCAAAACCGCCTGGTGTGCTCAGCATGATGATATTACTCTGCTTCCTGCAACAGCTAGATCTTATGAATTACCATCTATTAGTGGTTCTGAGTCTGTAGGTATTGCTAGAACTTTGATGTTAGTAGAAAGCCCTTCTTCAGAAGTAAAAGCCGCTGTAAAGGCAGCTATCGAGTGGTTTGAAGATGCTAAACTATATGATATTGATACTAAAAAAACAGCAGATGATGTGATTGTAGTTGATGCGCCAGGAAATATTATTTGGGCACGTTTTTACGACTTAGAGACTAACATACCATTTTTTTGTGGTAGAGATGGAATAAAGAAAAGTACACTGGCTGAAATTGAAAGAGAACGACGAACTGGGTATGCTTGGTATGGCACTTGGCCTAAAAATATTATAG
- a CDS encoding alpha/beta hydrolase, with protein MSLKFQRPCLCFFSLFIGINLSLFSQTETVPLWGNHIPNSILNESYIEDPSFENGELIRTTLVSKPTLSIFKPKHSNGTAIVICPGGGYKHLAMNKEGFKVAKWLNTLGITAIVLKYRLPDDRIMSKKSIGPLQDAQEAMRYVRRHAKAWNVDPEKVGILGFSAGGHLASTVSTHFNPEVYESDEASAKPNFSILIYPVISMQDGITHNGSKTNLLGKSPSIDAIQLYSNELQVTSETPPTFLVHATDDKAVPVENSINYYVALKAKKIPVEMHLFEKGGHGFGLSNQATHVHWKTLCEHWLRLHNNIP; from the coding sequence ATGTCTTTAAAATTTCAACGACCATGTTTATGCTTTTTTAGCTTGTTTATAGGTATTAATCTTTCATTATTTAGTCAAACGGAAACGGTTCCACTTTGGGGAAATCATATTCCTAATTCAATCTTAAATGAAAGTTATATCGAAGATCCTAGTTTTGAAAACGGTGAGTTAATCCGAACCACTTTAGTATCTAAACCTACATTAAGTATTTTTAAACCAAAACATAGTAACGGAACAGCTATTGTAATTTGCCCAGGTGGTGGATACAAACATTTAGCCATGAATAAGGAAGGATTTAAGGTGGCTAAATGGCTAAATACCTTAGGCATTACAGCTATTGTTTTAAAATACCGTTTGCCCGACGACCGTATCATGTCCAAAAAAAGTATTGGGCCCCTACAAGATGCCCAAGAAGCTATGCGTTATGTAAGAAGGCATGCTAAGGCATGGAATGTTGATCCGGAAAAAGTAGGGATACTAGGGTTTTCTGCTGGAGGCCATTTAGCTTCAACGGTATCCACCCATTTTAATCCTGAAGTATATGAATCTGATGAGGCTTCTGCTAAACCAAATTTTTCTATATTAATTTACCCTGTAATTTCTATGCAAGATGGTATTACACACAATGGATCGAAAACCAATTTATTGGGTAAATCACCTTCTATAGATGCGATTCAGTTATACTCAAACGAGTTACAGGTAACTAGTGAAACACCTCCTACATTTTTAGTACACGCCACCGACGATAAAGCAGTGCCAGTGGAAAATAGTATAAATTATTATGTTGCCTTAAAAGCAAAGAAGATTCCTGTAGAAATGCATTTGTTTGAAAAAGGCGGTCATGGTTTTGGATTAAGTAACCAGGCCACCCATGTGCATTGGAAAACACTTTGCGAGCATTGGTTGAGACTACATAATAATATTCCATAG
- a CDS encoding LacI family DNA-binding transcriptional regulator has product MNKKTTIYDIAEKLNITAVTVSRALNNNPKISVATRELVLETAAELNYEQNKLAKALKSGKSFNVGVIVPRINTNFFGSVIRGIEEELYPQGYHIIICQTHDEKELELGNINSLLNLQVDGILMSISNSKEDNNDLFKNILKKNVPLIFFDRSKDIPGVSSVTIDDFKGAYEATQHLINQGYKRIAHISNDQKLTIFKNRCAGYKQALLDNGLPYDENLVIESRSKVEQGKEVTKTLLDMKNPPDGIFSSSDFSALGAIQEIKERGLRIPEDIGIIGFSNEPFTQFMEITITTVDQSPIEMGRLSARVFLEEINNSKRIRSEKKVVLEPELIIRQSSDRKKTGTKN; this is encoded by the coding sequence ATGAATAAAAAGACAACTATTTATGATATTGCTGAAAAGCTGAATATTACAGCCGTAACAGTATCAAGAGCTCTAAATAATAACCCAAAGATTAGTGTTGCGACGAGAGAACTCGTTCTAGAAACTGCGGCAGAACTAAATTATGAACAAAACAAACTGGCCAAAGCTCTAAAAAGCGGTAAGAGTTTTAATGTTGGTGTTATTGTACCTCGAATTAACACGAATTTTTTCGGATCAGTTATACGCGGTATTGAAGAAGAGCTATACCCTCAAGGTTACCACATCATTATTTGCCAAACTCACGACGAAAAGGAGTTAGAGCTAGGTAATATTAATTCACTTTTAAACCTACAAGTTGATGGTATTTTAATGTCCATCTCTAATTCAAAGGAAGATAATAATGACCTGTTTAAAAACATCCTTAAAAAGAATGTGCCTTTAATATTTTTTGATAGAAGTAAAGACATTCCTGGAGTAAGTTCAGTAACTATAGACGATTTTAAAGGTGCTTATGAAGCTACTCAACATTTAATTAACCAAGGCTACAAACGCATTGCTCATATTTCAAATGACCAAAAATTAACTATTTTTAAAAATAGATGTGCTGGTTACAAACAAGCACTACTAGATAACGGTTTACCTTACGATGAAAATTTAGTTATAGAATCTCGAAGTAAAGTTGAACAAGGAAAGGAAGTTACTAAAACCTTATTAGATATGAAGAATCCTCCCGATGGCATATTTTCTTCTAGTGATTTTTCTGCTCTTGGAGCCATTCAAGAAATAAAAGAACGCGGACTAAGAATTCCCGAAGACATAGGTATTATTGGTTTTAGTAATGAACCTTTCACGCAATTCATGGAAATTACCATTACTACTGTTGACCAATCTCCTATTGAAATGGGAAGACTTTCTGCACGTGTGTTTTTAGAAGAAATAAATAACTCCAAACGAATTCGTTCTGAAAAGAAAGTAGTTTTAGAACCCGAATTAATAATAAGACAATCGTCGGATAGGAAAAAGACTGGAACAAAAAATTAA
- a CDS encoding rhamnogalacturonan acetylesterase → MVAIKNLYNIKLLLIILSSTALLAFSTSQDKKITVYMIGDSTMANKKEPEINPEFGWGQVFSTYFNNQVSVENKAVNGRSSRSFIAEGRWDSIYKYIQPGDYVFVQFGHNDQKEKDPKRFTNPFTQYRYNLERFVKDTREKGGIPILLSSIVRRNFNEYGVLIDTHGSYPLVARMVAKDLKVPFIDLQGLTENMEIEYGVEGSKVLHLHFKPGEHTYYPNGKEDDTHLSKQGATEVADLVVSALKKQVPDLAVYLK, encoded by the coding sequence ATGGTTGCAATAAAAAATCTTTATAATATCAAATTACTTTTAATCATTTTATCAAGTACCGCACTCTTAGCGTTTTCAACGTCACAAGATAAAAAGATAACAGTTTATATGATTGGTGATTCAACTATGGCCAATAAAAAGGAACCTGAGATTAATCCAGAATTTGGCTGGGGACAAGTGTTTTCAACTTATTTTAATAATCAAGTTTCTGTAGAAAATAAGGCTGTAAATGGGCGTAGTAGCAGAAGTTTTATTGCGGAAGGCCGTTGGGATAGTATTTATAAATACATTCAGCCAGGGGATTATGTATTTGTTCAATTCGGACATAACGACCAAAAGGAGAAAGACCCGAAACGATTTACAAATCCGTTTACGCAATACCGTTATAATTTAGAGCGTTTTGTTAAAGATACCCGTGAAAAGGGAGGGATTCCTATTTTATTATCATCTATAGTTAGACGAAATTTTAATGAATATGGTGTTTTAATAGATACACATGGATCATACCCGTTAGTGGCTCGAATGGTTGCTAAAGATTTAAAAGTTCCGTTTATCGATTTACAAGGACTAACCGAAAATATGGAGATAGAATATGGGGTAGAAGGGTCTAAAGTGCTTCATTTGCATTTTAAACCCGGAGAACATACATATTACCCAAATGGAAAGGAAGATGATACACATCTTTCTAAACAAGGAGCGACCGAAGTGGCTGATCTTGTTGTTTCGGCATTAAAGAAACAAGTACCAGATTTAGCAGTATATTTAAAATAA
- a CDS encoding RagB/SusD family nutrient uptake outer membrane protein, translating to MKKIIISLAVIGLLFNSCDSFLEEDVRSNVVAEEFYVTPEGFESLVNANYALLSDIYGGEAWLFCAGTDMYSDGRNPAPEDISRYSNLSPGTREVEPLYVNSYNAIQKANMGLYYADITEQTDNISTRIGELKYLRANAYFLLVQTYGGVSLITDYISSPILGFDRSSAEDVYAFIISELNESLNLVGNGAYDGRVNKRAVQHLLAKVYLTRGYESFGSADDFSQAASLADAAIGGQSLTIPFEDLWEPGNEMNAETLFSVQYSASITSANPTELGNLQSYYFGSYLGGAEVAGDAPYRSYNLIATDYAIDLFTEKDSRWAATFMVEIFDRYYDYYDESDHSSLEVVDYYAPKWASSTQDSISYVTAHPTATFHRYGKYSAGVVSSDRELITVKKFDDPNEPFSNGRSSTRDIILSRLGETYLVAAEAYFKAGNSGTALERLNEVRHRAGVDPLANIDIDTILDERGRELLGEYHRWFDLKRTGTLVERASMYNYLINEGNFAGNNGELKILRPIPQIAIDLNQNNDFSQNPAYN from the coding sequence ATGAAAAAAATAATTATAAGTTTAGCAGTAATAGGGTTGTTATTTAACTCTTGCGATAGTTTCCTTGAAGAAGATGTACGTTCTAATGTTGTTGCAGAAGAATTTTATGTTACACCCGAAGGATTTGAATCTTTAGTTAATGCAAACTACGCTTTATTAAGTGATATATATGGAGGAGAAGCATGGTTATTCTGTGCGGGAACAGATATGTATTCAGATGGGAGAAATCCTGCGCCAGAAGATATTAGTAGGTATTCTAATTTAAGTCCAGGTACCAGAGAAGTAGAACCTCTATATGTAAATAGTTATAATGCCATCCAGAAAGCCAATATGGGACTGTATTATGCAGATATAACGGAGCAAACCGACAATATCAGTACACGCATTGGAGAGTTAAAATATTTAAGAGCGAATGCCTACTTTTTATTGGTACAAACATATGGTGGTGTAAGTTTAATTACAGATTATATTTCATCTCCAATTCTAGGATTCGACAGAAGCTCTGCTGAAGATGTGTATGCATTTATTATTTCAGAATTAAATGAATCTTTAAATTTAGTAGGTAACGGGGCTTACGATGGCCGTGTAAATAAACGCGCTGTGCAACATCTTTTAGCTAAAGTATATTTAACTAGAGGGTATGAAAGTTTTGGTTCTGCAGATGATTTTTCTCAAGCAGCATCTTTAGCTGATGCCGCAATTGGTGGTCAATCTTTAACCATTCCGTTTGAAGACTTATGGGAGCCTGGAAATGAAATGAATGCAGAAACTTTATTCTCGGTACAATATAGTGCTTCTATTACTAGTGCAAATCCTACAGAATTAGGAAACTTACAGTCTTATTATTTCGGGTCTTACCTTGGTGGTGCCGAAGTTGCTGGAGATGCACCATACAGAAGTTACAATTTAATTGCTACAGATTACGCCATAGATTTATTTACTGAAAAGGATAGCCGTTGGGCAGCCACTTTTATGGTTGAAATTTTTGATAGATACTACGATTATTACGATGAGAGCGATCATAGTTCTTTAGAAGTTGTAGATTATTATGCTCCAAAATGGGCATCTTCAACCCAAGATAGTATTTCCTACGTTACAGCACACCCAACAGCAACATTCCATAGATACGGAAAATATTCGGCAGGTGTTGTAAGTTCGGATAGGGAGTTAATAACAGTTAAGAAGTTTGACGATCCTAATGAGCCGTTCTCTAATGGAAGGTCAAGTACTCGTGATATTATTTTATCTCGTTTAGGTGAAACCTACTTAGTTGCTGCAGAAGCTTATTTTAAAGCAGGAAATTCGGGTACTGCTCTAGAGCGTTTAAATGAAGTACGACACAGAGCAGGTGTAGACCCTTTAGCTAATATAGATATTGATACCATTCTTGATGAAAGAGGTCGTGAATTATTAGGTGAATATCACCGTTGGTTCGATTTAAAACGTACAGGAACGCTGGTAGAAAGAGCATCGATGTATAACTATTTAATAAACGAAGGAAATTTTGCTGGTAATAATGGCGAGCTTAAAATATTACGCCCAATCCCTCAAATCGCTATCGATTTAAATCAGAATAATGATTTTTCACAAAACCCAGCTTACAATTAA
- the pelA gene encoding pectate lyase, with translation MMYFKQIFIFLVLLTVSGGNAYSQVLDLSWKHIVQDMDASWYGTEEAQGIANTVLLYQKNIGGWHKNIAMHKPLSEEEKQNLIASKPDADRCTIDNGATYLEMIFLSKVYKKTKNEVYKSAFLKGLEYLLEAQYPNGGWPQYYPLRKGYYTHITYNDGAMINVMSILKDINEGSKDLGIKVDKSTLERTQIAFNKGVSCILKTQYKQEGVLTGWCAQHDEITFQPAKARAYELPSLGGVDTAQIVLLLMEIKNPSDQVKRSIEAAVTWLEKTKITGLKEERYKTADGLKEKRYVQDVTAKPLLARFMNLEDNAPFFCDRDGVKKASIMDISQERRAGYAWYNSGPNNALKKYPEWKKSLRTHSNNENYITVAQDGSGDYSSIQDAINNCKSFPYERITITIKNGIYFEKIHVYEWNPKISFIGEDKDKTIITYNDSFNGVNLGRNSTFHTPTVLVEGNYTQFKNVTIQNSVGDVGQAIALSVNATGCVIEHCNILGNQDTLYLTGEGNKQWFRNCLITGTTDFIFGNATSLFTDCEIRSKSNSFITAASTPQDTPFGFVFKDCKLTAKDEIDKVYLGRPWRYHAKTVFLNCNLGAHIVPEGWHNWSKTDAESLSFYGEYKNSGKGASTKNRVTWSHQLSDNQAKVYSVKNMLGIKSEKEWLQ, from the coding sequence ATGATGTATTTTAAACAAATTTTTATTTTTTTAGTTCTGCTAACTGTTTCTGGAGGTAATGCCTACTCACAGGTATTAGATTTGTCTTGGAAACACATAGTTCAAGATATGGATGCTAGTTGGTATGGTACAGAGGAGGCGCAAGGTATTGCCAATACTGTTTTATTATATCAAAAAAATATTGGAGGATGGCATAAAAATATTGCCATGCATAAGCCCTTATCGGAAGAAGAAAAACAAAATCTTATCGCTTCAAAACCGGATGCAGACCGGTGTACTATAGATAATGGTGCTACTTATTTGGAAATGATTTTCTTATCGAAAGTTTATAAAAAAACTAAAAATGAAGTTTATAAATCGGCTTTTTTAAAAGGCTTAGAATATCTGCTAGAAGCACAATACCCTAACGGAGGTTGGCCTCAATATTATCCATTACGTAAAGGGTATTACACACATATTACTTATAATGATGGCGCCATGATTAACGTTATGTCTATTTTAAAAGATATAAATGAAGGTTCCAAAGATTTAGGAATAAAGGTAGACAAGTCCACCTTAGAAAGAACACAAATAGCGTTCAACAAAGGGGTCTCTTGTATTTTAAAAACCCAATATAAACAAGAGGGTGTTTTAACGGGCTGGTGTGCCCAACACGACGAAATTACGTTTCAACCAGCAAAAGCACGAGCCTACGAATTACCTTCTTTGGGCGGAGTAGATACTGCTCAAATTGTATTGTTGTTAATGGAAATTAAAAATCCCTCAGATCAAGTAAAGCGTTCTATTGAAGCTGCTGTAACATGGTTAGAAAAAACGAAAATAACCGGTTTAAAAGAGGAGCGCTACAAAACAGCAGATGGTTTAAAAGAAAAACGCTATGTACAAGATGTAACGGCGAAACCGCTTTTGGCTAGATTCATGAATTTGGAAGATAATGCACCTTTCTTCTGTGACCGAGATGGCGTAAAAAAAGCTTCGATTATGGATATTAGTCAGGAGCGTCGGGCAGGGTATGCTTGGTATAATTCAGGGCCAAATAACGCTCTAAAAAAATATCCGGAGTGGAAAAAAAGTTTGAGAACTCATTCAAATAATGAAAACTATATTACGGTGGCCCAAGATGGTAGTGGCGATTATTCTTCTATTCAAGATGCCATTAATAATTGCAAATCATTTCCGTACGAACGCATAACTATTACTATAAAAAACGGAATCTATTTCGAGAAAATTCATGTTTACGAATGGAATCCGAAAATTTCATTTATAGGTGAAGATAAAGACAAAACCATTATCACCTATAACGATTCTTTTAACGGTGTTAATTTAGGTAGAAATAGTACTTTTCATACACCTACAGTTTTGGTAGAAGGCAATTATACTCAATTTAAAAATGTAACTATTCAGAATTCTGTAGGAGATGTTGGTCAAGCCATTGCTCTAAGTGTAAATGCCACTGGGTGTGTTATTGAACATTGTAATATTTTAGGAAATCAAGATACGCTTTACTTAACAGGAGAAGGGAATAAACAGTGGTTTAGAAACTGTTTAATAACAGGCACAACAGATTTTATTTTCGGAAACGCGACTAGCCTTTTTACAGATTGTGAAATTCGAAGTAAAAGTAATTCTTTTATCACTGCAGCTTCAACGCCCCAAGACACCCCATTTGGATTTGTTTTTAAAGATTGCAAGCTTACAGCTAAGGATGAAATAGATAAAGTTTACTTAGGTAGACCTTGGCGATATCATGCTAAAACCGTGTTTTTAAATTGTAATTTGGGAGCACATATTGTACCTGAAGGTTGGCATAATTGGTCTAAAACAGATGCAGAATCTTTAAGCTTTTATGGGGAATATAAAAACTCAGGAAAAGGTGCTTCTACTAAAAATCGAGTAACATGGTCGCATCAGCTTAGCGACAACCAAGCAAAAGTTTATTCAGTAAAAAATATGTTAGGAATTAAATCAGAAAAGGAATGGTTGCAATAA
- a CDS encoding alpha/beta hydrolase: protein MISTADTSYTITSAYKKVLKKHPYISIAKADTKQVKAHLNIPYKIIGKDNLQLDAFIHDSASLKPAIILVHGGAWKSGSKELLNPLAEQLAAYGFNSFSINYRLAPQYKFPDAIFDINDALRYIVKHADEFKINPNKLILLGCSSGAQLASLVATTSQSTTFQKQLVHLKALINIDGILAFSHPKSEESTSAANWIGATENDNPELWKQASPLTYVDETCPPTLFIASDFGRFQAGRDEMISILKQHTIPYQVKIIHDAPHTFWLFNPWFDEVTHIIIDFLNVILN, encoded by the coding sequence GTGATTTCAACTGCAGACACATCTTATACGATAACTTCAGCATACAAAAAAGTACTTAAAAAACACCCTTACATTTCAATAGCAAAAGCAGATACTAAACAAGTAAAAGCGCATTTAAATATTCCATATAAAATAATTGGAAAAGACAATTTACAATTAGATGCTTTTATACATGATAGTGCAAGTTTAAAACCAGCTATTATTTTAGTACATGGTGGAGCGTGGAAATCTGGATCTAAAGAACTTCTAAATCCGCTAGCAGAGCAATTAGCAGCATACGGATTTAATAGTTTTTCTATAAATTACAGATTAGCACCTCAATATAAATTTCCTGACGCTATTTTCGATATCAATGATGCACTTCGGTATATCGTTAAACATGCCGATGAGTTTAAGATAAATCCAAATAAACTAATACTATTAGGCTGTTCCTCTGGAGCCCAATTGGCTTCATTAGTGGCTACAACTTCGCAAAGTACAACATTTCAAAAACAGCTAGTTCATTTAAAAGCACTTATAAATATTGATGGAATTTTAGCTTTTAGTCATCCGAAATCCGAAGAAAGCACCTCGGCGGCTAACTGGATTGGGGCTACGGAAAATGACAATCCAGAACTTTGGAAACAAGCTTCACCTTTAACATATGTCGATGAAACGTGTCCGCCTACTTTATTTATTGCTAGCGATTTTGGGCGTTTTCAAGCAGGTCGAGATGAAATGATTTCGATTTTAAAGCAGCATACTATTCCTTATCAGGTAAAAATAATCCATGATGCGCCGCACACCTTTTGGTTATTCAATCCTTGGTTTGATGAGGTTACCCACATAATTATCGATTTCTTAAATGTCATTCTTAATTAA